The following DNA comes from Capsicum annuum cultivar UCD-10X-F1 chromosome 7, UCD10Xv1.1, whole genome shotgun sequence.
AGCTgcaaacaagaatatcaagagaATTCTGAGGAAGATAGTGGACAGTAACAGGGAATGGCATGAGAAGCTACCATATGCTTTGCTTGGCTATCGCACCACAATCAGAACTTATACTGGGGCAACTCCCTACATGTTGGTTTACGGGTCCAAAGCAGTGATACCTGCAGAGATGGAGATACCTTCATTAAGAACAATCCAAGAGGTTGGTCTAGACAATGCTGAATGGATTCATAGCAGGATCGAGCAGTTGATGCTCATTGACGAGAAGAGATTGGGTACAGACTATCATGGCTAACTCTATCAAAATAGAATGATCAAAGCGTTCAACAAGAAGGTCAACCTCATCGATTTACACCAGGACAGTTGGTATTGAAAAAGATATTCCTACACCAAGATGAAGCCAAAGGGAAATTTGCACAAAATtggcaaggtccatacatagttCACCGAGTTCTTTCAGGAGGAGCAGTAGTACTTACAGAGATGGACGGCACAGTGAGCATGAAGTCGATCAATTTAGACGTCATCAAGAAGTACTACGTTTGAAGACATTAGGAATAGTAGTTATTTCTTTGTACTTTTGCATTTTCTCTAATATAACATAACTACGTATTAGCCTGACTTCCCACAGcgggatatgtaggcagcccACATAGGGTTCGGTTTTCCttagaaaaactaaaaacatcATTCTTTCATGTATTTATAACTACGCCTGACCTGACTTCCCAcagcgggatacgtaggcaatcctcaTCGAATTCGGTCccttcatattttacccttttattgTAGTGAACTACGGTTTGACCTGATTCCacttggatacgtaggcagcctgagCCAGGCCTGATCACTACATTGTTTTTTACTTTACCTCTTTGTATCTAACTACGTTATGACCCGATTCCACTTGTATGAGTAGGAAGTCTGAGTCAGACTCGGTCGCTGCATTTCATGTTTCTTTCTCTACCCTCGAACTGCATACAGacctgatttttatttttgaggatATGTAGGCAACCTGAAAGGTTCGGTCTTAAATTTAGGAAAATCCTCTTTGCTCGTAGTATAGCCTCAGAATATAAGAGATCCCGCCGCCAGAATCGTCGTAGCATCGACAGTCAGAGAAGCTCCACCCGAAGGATAAAGATACATTGGCCACGATCAACAAATGAAGGCTTAACGGATTTTCaaacatgtcataatttaaaAACGATAAGGGATTactatatatacttaatatatacataatatatttgcaaaaacatacatacatatatgtatttttcactATACTTTCCTACTTTCCCACCTACTGAGACTCCAGATTTGGGAATAATCGAGCAACCGAGGAAGTATTGGAGAATTTCGTAGACAAAGCTAGGATCTCCAAGTCGACACAAATCAACACCCCCTcccaactaagaatttttctttaagaGCAGGAAAAAAGAAATCGAAAGATGACATCAAGTCAAACTTTGGGACAGGATCagggacatcatacgacttatcACCCCGACATGAGCCAAATATTCTTCCCTTACTTTATTCTCTTTGTATACATTTATACTGATCCTCACAAGCTCTAAGATTTTTATTCGAATTCTTTCGCAGGTACATTTTAAAGACCCGGGTCAGAAACGAAGAAAAGAGGATCCTCATAGGAAGATTAGGCTATTTACTTCTCCCAATAAACTTCGCAAATTGGAGCCAACCACCTAACTACGTCGAATAACTCCGCAAATCGGAGGGTGTCGTCTGACTTCAACAAAGTCAAGATTTCGCAAGCTAAGGactgtatataaataaaaaaaagttgagcTTTTGCATTCTACAGATTGTATATAAGTAAACAGAGTTGAGCTTCCGTATTTTGAGGAATGTACATAAGCAAATGAAATCGAGTTCCACATTCTGAAGACTGTATATAAGCAAGAAAAGTAATCCTCTTCCATATCGTAGGATGCAAAAGAGCAATATGACTCTTTGCCAAATCGGGAGTTGTGCACCAGCAAAAGGGATGCCATACCACAAATCAAAGAATGTACATAAGCAAAGCAACACTCCGCCATATCAAAGAATCGCATTTCAGTAAACAGAGCACAGCCTGCCAATCAAAGGCCTACACTATAGCAGGCGCGCAAGAAAGCCACTCTCACAGGAACATCAAGTCCTAGTAGTAATACCATCATTTAGTTCAGATTGAAGGTTGCCTTGCCAATACAAGGCAGTTTACTTGTGGTCAAATGTCCCGTCGTCGGAGGCTTTACTTTTCAAACACTACTCGTCAGTCAGATGGCGCTTACTTCTCAACAGCTCGCCAGATGGATGGCTTTTTATTTTACAACAACTGCTCAGCCAACGGAGGCTATCTACATTTCAACAACTGCttagccgacggaggctatttacatttcagccgatGGAGGCTATTTCATTTTAGCAATTGCTCAGCCGAcagaggctatttatatttcaaccgacggaggctatttacatttcagttaCTACCCCGCCAGTTAGAGGCCTCCACAAACAGAGACAATACtagtttgaatatctaaactCCACTCTTTacattacaatttcaatttataatttttgaacaaaTAGGTACTTTTCACCTCTTTTACCTGTTTTGCAGGACCATGCAATACAACGTGAAACTACCCTCTTACCAGCAAATTGGAGTAAGCTAGCGGAATGTCAAGATCCCCAGCTACATCAAGGATTTCGGTGAAGAAACTCAACTCAAAACTCTCATTTTTTTAGTGTCATCACCCAATATCGTTTAATTCAACACTGGGATGATTTTTGAAAATCCGCAATCTTCTTTTCCCTCAAAATTCTCAGAAGATATGGCTATCCAATGTCTCCTTATTCCCACTAGCCTAAGTAACCAATTGAAGGATAATCGTGTTGAAATCTTTGTTATCAATACAATGTGGAACTACCCTCTTAGCAGAAAACTGGGGCAAGCCAGCTGAATGTCAAGCATCCCTAGCTGTGTCAAGGATTCTGAAGAAACTCAACTCTACTCGACTCAAAActcttatttttaataatttttagtgTTATCACCTAATATAGTCTTAATCCGACACTGGGATAATATTTGAAAATCCGCAATCTCTTTTTCCCTCAAAATTCTCAGAAGATATGGCTATCCAATATCTCCTTATTCCCAGCTAGCCCAAGTAACCAATTGAGGGATAATCGTGCTGAAATCTTTGTTATCATCCTCGAAGGAACCTAGTGTCCCCATAATTCTACATTGgggaaaattttgatatttaccaAATTTTGCTATAATTCAAATTACAAATGGCCTGATTTATCATGAAactcgagatatgtaggcagctcgGGAACCAAAGCCCGGCCataatctttcaaatattttattttgccCGAGACAAAATTGGTTACATCAATGCGATTGCCCAAAGATTTTCATATAAAATCTTTGGTCACTCAagggcaactgttgacacccaattttggctctctcTTTTCCTCTAATTAATTGTATCGATGTTCTTGGtcctaaataattttcaaaaaaaatacataagaaataagattcgtatttttatctctatttctataaattttgaaataaaagaaaatttatttatttatttattcttatcataatataaaatattttaattaacaataattaaaaattttaacaaataaaataaaataaaaaaatatcttttggtAATCGCATTcgcatttatttatttcttttagggGGATATTGtgatcatatatatacatatttttgttatatcaaataaatattttatattttattattgttttttacatatactttattatattcttattttttttattatttttttacacacatatatatatatattgttaatattaaataaataaaaaaatatttaaattggaTGCATATACTGATTATGCCTGTAATTTATATACGttgaactaaaaaataattttaggatagcAGGGAGTATCGATAAAATTAGTTTCGGCAAGAAAAGAGTATTCGGGCCAACAATAatccaaatttaatttttatttcatctaaaCCCAACccttattttatgaatttcagcCATGAGCCCAACAGTTAGTTCGAAATTTGGTATAATTCCTATGTCCGCTTCGTCATTCTACTTCAACAGATACAATGTAACCTGATCCACCAATTCATTTTAATCCGAAGGATCccaaaatttttagatatttttttatgtgtagagtatataatttattttcatttattaaattatcaatttattcatatatttttctcccttcttttttcttcaaaattaaattcgAACCATCCGATCAAATATCGAACGGATCAAAAAATAGTCATTTTAAAATcgacttttcatatatttatccgtatatacatacattttttactatcattatttttttaagggTAATCATTTTAGGATCATCCGATCAAAAGATCGGGCGAATCAAAATCAGTCCAAGATCACCCGACTAGCACGAATTAATTAGTCCGTTAATTCTTCTTTCCAATCCGAGAGTCCCAAAATTTCCAATtggttatttatatatatatatacacacacgcacacatagatatatatatatatatatatatatatatatatatatatatatatatatatatatgtgtgtgtatatatatatatatattataatttattttttattaaattttattttgaattcagaCTGTTCCGATCAACCGAATGGATAAAAAATGATCAGTTTTAAATCAATTTTTCGTTAAATTTATCCATGTATATACGCATATACAGAtggatatttatatatacataatatatacaacttttgttttatattttatataaagatatttatttttaaccgtCTGATTAAAATTTTTGTCAACAAATAGCCCAAAATAAGGCTTTCTCTCACCCCAATATGAAAAACACGTCTCTCATCTCATCGTCTTCATCACAAGACCTTTAATCCCTATGACAAAAAATTCAACTGCTCCTCTGCATCTCCCATATCCCTGAGCCCGAAAATCCACCGAACAGCGATATCAATTGTCCAAGTCAAAGACAGACCTTATCCCTGCGAAATCCCCTCAAATATGTTGAAATACAAGCTTCAAAATCTCTTCACATGTGATATCTTAAGTCTTTATTGTTGACTTCAGGCACATGGTTGCTTGTGGTGCCCAAAATCCAAATTGATGGCAGAACCACCAATCAAATTTGGGTTATGGGGATATGTTTTTATCTCCTTTCACCCTTGTCAAATATGGAAAGGGTTAAGTTTGAAATTCAAATCGATTGTTTTTTGCTATAAATAGCTGCATCCCCGAAATTGGAGAGTGAAAAGGAATCGGAGTGAGCATATAGTTTTGGAGTTGAGTTCATCCCCGAAATCTTGACGAAAAAGCCCCGATTTGCTGCCCAAAAAAGGGTGCGAACTCCCTTTTTTGCTTCACTTTTCTTCATCTCATTTTTTTACTTCTGTCATTGAATTTGTTATTGTTTGTCTTGTTTCAACTTCACAAATGGGATAATTCTGATTTTTGATGAAATTACCTTGGGCCTATAATCAGTTTTCACAAATATATGGATGATAAATACGTGAATGGTTGGGCTATTTTTGTGTTTAAGTTCATATTAATGTTGTTGTTTCCACTGGCTTATGGATAAAACATGGTTCAGGTTTCGTGAAACCATCTTGTGAATAAAAATGTaatctttatgtgttttgtgtttgCGGGGGTGTCAAAGTCTTTTCTTTAGATAATTGATCCGTAAAGATTAGATTCTGTAACCCTTTGACTGATGAAGAAATGTTGtgacttattttgatttttggtgTTCTACGTTCAACTTCACCATTCTTGAATAAAAtttaatgtttatgtgttttacGTATTTTTTTGCCCGATGTCGTCTTGTCATCACGATTCTGTAGACTTGGGTATATGAACCCTTACTTTGCATCACTTTATCAAAGTATAACGCCATCAGGATGGTGTTCTGATTCATCTACTTTGTTTGTTGTCATCTTTCGATACCCGACCTATTTTTATGATGAAAGATTCGGATAGATTAGTTCTTGAACTAAACTCATTTGTTTTTTGGGTTTCTCTATTGGTTAGATCACTACCTAGTTGATTCAAAGTTTTGTGTAAGGTTTCTGGGGCCTTTCTTGAACTAATATTATTGATTTAAGGTTCAAGAAAAGTCGTTaagttcttttattatttttggaaaaTTCTTGGTTAGTTCGTTTGGATTTGAAACTGGATTCATGTTGGTTTGTTTTCCCTTTACTGCACTTATATACCAGTCTAATAGTGCATTGTTGTTTCCACCTTCTTTTGCTATCTCCAACATTGCTGTTATTAGTTCGTTTGCTTTGTTATTAGTTAGTTTGCTTTGTAATGGTTAGCATTTATGATAGATTTCAGTTAGGGCTCAAGTAAAAATGATCTTttcacaataacaacaaacccagtgtattcccacctagtggggtctgaggggtaagatgtatgcagtccatacctctacctctgatgaagtagaaaggctgtttctgatagacccccggctcaaggcacgagataccacacaaacacatagtaaagcacagaagcagattacataatataaatacggcacccataagtaatataaaacagaggaaagcagaggaaagcacacagattcgtaatagaacatggaacacggaattaTAACAGGAATAAAACTCCCACCAAGTAACTCCCGACattagcgacccaaactggccctaatcctctgtcgaaattcgcgccctccagaccttcctatctagtgttatgtcctcggtgagctgtaactgttccatgtcccgcctaatcacctcacttcagtacttcttcggcctacccctaccccgcctaaaaccatccaacgctagtctctcacacctacggaccggggtatccatgcccctcctcttcacgtgtccgaaccatctcaatcgtgcttcccgcatcttgcactccactgaagtcacaccaaccttctcccggatagtctcattccgaactctatcccctctagttagtccacacatccagcgcaacatccacatttctgccaccttcattttttggatatgggagttcttaactggtcaacactccgctccatacaacaaggccggacggactaccaccctgtagaatttgcctttaagcttgggcggcaccttcttatcacacagcacccccgacgcgagtttctacttcatccatcctgccccaatatggtgcgagacatcctcgtcaatctcaccgttactctggatcacggacccaagatacttgaacttatccctcttacatacctcctgtgcttccagcttcactactacctcattctcccgcctcacgtcattaaacttgcattccacatactctgtcttgcttctgctcaccctgaaccctttagactcaagagtttgcctccacacctctaatttgtcattcacaccccctcgagtctcatctatcagaactacatcgtctgcaaaaagcatacaccacggcacctccccttgaatgcgccgcgtcaacacatccatgtTTTCGAATGTGCAAATTCGTCCCCCGCTATACTTTCATGTTTTCTCTTCTCCGTCTATTTTGGTTTCgaaaacatatgatttttgttatttttcttttactttatggaTAAAATTATACTTTGATTTTGGAAACAATGTTTTGGTTGTGTTGTGTTGTTCGCTGTCCGCGTGCTGAATTCATGAATTTGGCTTTATCTTGATCTCTGTATATTTCAATGTATTGTTGTATCGTGTTCAAGATATGTGGTAACTTTCATTCTCCGTGAATCGAGTAAAGTGTGCGGTTGTGTGGTGTTTTGCATGCGGATATGTGATTTTACTCTAGTTTTAAGTTTACCGTGTTGTTGTTTTCTATTGACTAGTGGATATAATATAGAATTCTAATTTTATAAAGTTGTTTCATGTGTGAATATGTAAGTCAGTGAATATACACGTGTATACTTATGTCATTTTAGCACTCTTGGTTTTTTTTTCAGATTAAGGTTACGGGTATCACTTGGTCCTAGTTTTACTTGTGTAGATGTATGTTTGCCCATTGTCTAAATATACGAAATACATGAACTCTTTCTCCCATGCTTTTGTTCTGTTTCATGCTATATAGGGTTGTTAACAGGTGCATCATTAGTAACTTGGGGCTTTGGGCTATATGTGACaatagaattttaaaatgaggtataggtgacacaagtcttaattattagttggaggtgacaattactttattatggattaagaaagttggaaaaatttgaaaataacccacatgtttttaaatttatactttgatccaaatgttagttaatataacagaaaatgaAGGGGAAAAggcatgtttctctctcttctcatccgttgttgttttctctctcttcacaacTATTGTTgctcattgttgttgctgctactttattcatcatcttctgctttattcatcatcttctactttattatcatcttcattttcttcttgtcgaccattgttgttgttgttaccgctattgTTGCTATTTTACCAATTTCTTAAGTCAAATTTTGTTTAGAACATCACCACTTTTCACTTTAAcatacttcataggagactttggtaagtcaaattatgatttttagttaaatttgtcatctgggttaTAAAGTTACTGCTGTTTTTTCCAACAATTGATAGAAGCCaattatgaatccaacatatgtgcctacaatttaaacagatcactcatctggtgcattagataagtaatctgttgcaacagaagatatatttgttgcatcagacagattatctattgcatctgattgattatctattgcatcagactgattatctgttgcatcagactgattatctgttgcatcagattaattatctgttgcatcagattgattatctgttgtatcagactgattatctattgcattagaCTGATTAATCTATTCGGAACAACGCAAATCAGCCACTGCCACAAATctaacagataaccaatatattttgttattgctactggattcaaaattatttcttatgtccaatcgtcgacatgttgttgagaatataatagacaaaatgaaaactaaatactctctccatctcaaattacccgtcccaaattttctaatttaatttttcattttacttgtctttttttattaatcaagaagagataaaaaaaactttcatgttttaacctttgcattaatcactttttcttcaaattaaaatgtaaacatcatttaaaaggggtattatgataaactaggcatgttattaataatttttcttaatcaatgtgccatctcaatttgggacgggcaGGGTAATTTGAGGCAGAGGaagttatctgttgaaatagactagttatctgttacaacatatgagtaatttgTTTGGAACAATATAAATCAGTCCATGCCACAAACTcaacagataaatcttaaatcttgccattgctactgaattcaaaattAGTCTGTAcatccaatcgtcgacatgtttgttgagaagataatagacagaataaaaattaaatatgaattaaaaaggtcaaagttgatcaaacataatttttttattaaactaaaacaaataaaaatacatatacaaacttagaaaagaaaaagaaacaaaataatctaattattattaatagattcttcttcattattattattattatcgccaGCCGCATCTTCGACAGACAGCAGCAGCGCCCTTCTTATCCTACGGATcaacccatttatttttttatcagacTGAGAGGCAAAAAGGTGCGACTGTTCCCCTCCATTAAgtaatactggtgactttttgattactatggaaagttgtgacttgataagttcttttcagtaacccattttttgagttgtggcaacagattatatatctattgcatcagataatccatatgtgacaacagatatactatttgttgcaacaacagataatatatctgttgcaatatatatctttttaataatcatcatatctttatctttaatctaaattttgtgacttttttattatataaattaaaaaaaataaattcaaaaataaacctccatttattaataccggtgacttttttattactgtaaaaagttatgacttgataagttcttttcagtgATCGTTTTTTTAAgctgtggcaacagattatatttctgttgcatcagataacccatctgtgacaatagatataccatttgttgtaataaatctacgatctgttgcaataaataaaatatctattgcaacatatatctttttaataatcatcatatctttatctttaatccaaatttggtgaattttttattattatataaatttaaaaaatagattcaaaacaaaaagaagCGACTGtacacctctatttattaatactagtggattttttattactgtgaaagttgtgacttgataagttcttttcagtaaccatttttttgagttgcaacagatataccatttgttgcaacaaatctacaatttattgcatcagataatatatctgttgcacatataagcaatcttttttaataatcaacatatctttaattcaaatttggtagtctttattatataaattaaaaaaatagatttaaaaacaaatatgTCGGAGAATCacgatcaattattaaaattaaataaccgttctgttatggttataaattgtgtttatcatttattttcttattatttatttacgaaccatttttcatattaaataatcgaaaagtcatgtaTTTTCACTCTCTTAATAACAAtaacatttttttattaataaccgtctgttgcaacaaataatctatctgccgcatcagattaacctctgcCAACATGTTAAGAATAAGGAATAAgccagaatgataattaaatactaaataacaattaaaaattcaaagtcgtccaccaaacatagatttttgaatcccttaggtagattcgatatacaaaaggaggaaaatacatatatacgctaaagaaaaaaatgacctaattattattactactattattattattatcattactattattattattattattattactattagtattGTCAACCGCACAATTTTCATCCGACAGCAGTAGGGCCCTCCTCAGACTTGCTCCAAAGTCGATCAAATTcctctagagttcatcaaactgtcTTTGAAGATCCTGCAAGGAcatgatatgaatcttcttgtacgaatctggatcaaacatatttgtattgtaagtgtagtagaataaACGAGTGAGAGGAGGCcggaggaacctatttataaaaatgattgaattggaaggggtgactaagtcaaacaaaaagtcacaactgttcatatcccttaattaaataaaactggtgactttttgaatatgtatattaaaaaaaatagatctaaatacaatattttatctttttattgtatttcggaaagaagagaaaattgctttaaaataaatctaacagatgggtaacctgttacaaaatatattctatgTGTCAgaatggatatatcagtttgttttTCCAATAAATGTGGCATTTGTtacaacttgctagtcatctgtttattcaatttcatcaagagcatcagatttttctaaacacttcttagccaaactcaatttttgctcctggatttcttctctttttttctttgcatcgttcaagctggcctccaaactcaatttttgttcgtgaatgaaactgaaatcctctttgatcgaatgacactaatgttagatatcaattcctttacatcaacagttaatgcattaacaatattaatcactccatcatgttttgccttgcactcttcacatttgcatGCACAAGATAAGCAAGGAGGGGCAAGATCTCCAAACCCTTGCCTGATTTAGTAAACAGATTAAATGATCTCAatatctcagcctttctgctgatcattCTTCTCCCGtatagaggacaacatatccaacatgcaaaagtctacaccatcgccaaaAATGCTTGCAACAGCGAAAGTCTatagaaggcatgactagtaatctctaaACATCACTTTTATAACTTTCTAGACGTCTCTTGCAATTATATTGGAACGGACATAtcgagaaattgtgcttagtttggtttgttagTTCTTATATAATTGGAAAAGACGTCACgaaagtcataaaagtgatattaagATGCTAATAATCAATCCTTCTAAAGACTTTCGTTGGTGCAAGCATTTTTGGCGACAGTGTAGACTTTGGCATGGCAGATATGTTGTCCGCTATTTGGGAGAAGAGAGATCAGCAAACAGGCTGAGATATTGAGATTATTTAATTTGTTAACTAACTCGAGCAAAGGTTTTAATAGGGTAACGAACCTAtagttatgtaacgtttgataggcttggtagagtcagtttagatcaaacattatGTAACTCCTTGATACTTAATTTATCAAAACCCTTGAAGGTTAGTTGAGtaagctgcattgagcaacgctcgataaaagtgagctattcaactattgggaccacatcttcactgtgcatcaacatattt
Coding sequences within:
- the LOC107876482 gene encoding uncharacterized protein K02A2.6-like; the encoded protein is MVADFVCNNLVCRIGIPELIITDDGTNLNSDLMREICERFKISHRNSISYRPQMNGAVEAANKNIKRILRKIVDSNREWHEKLPYALLGYRTTIRTYTGATPYMLVYGSKAVIPAEMEIPSLRTIQEVGLDNAEWIHSRIEQLMLIDEKRLGQLVLKKIFLHQDEAKGKFAQNWQGPYIVHRVLSGGAVVLTEMDGTVSMKSINLDVIKKYYV